One window from the genome of Salvia splendens isolate huo1 chromosome 9, SspV2, whole genome shotgun sequence encodes:
- the LOC121748401 gene encoding heterogeneous nuclear ribonucleoprotein Q-like isoform X1, with amino-acid sequence MPFLFAIADPQFSSFFCKCIWLLHFPQSGYRSLFSWRYKMPRTRANAAKSAEPEKPVEDEEQVELGADNDMDEEEVEYEEVEEEVEEEEEEVEEEVEEEVEEEEEEEENDARKEPDGDDEMENAEGEDVKRGHAALLALPEHGSEVYLGGILQDTSEDELKRFCESIGEVTEVRIMKGKDSTENKGYAFVTFRTKELASKAIKELNNKELKGKRLKCSTSQAKHKLFIGNVPRNWREEDIKKVVNKVGPGVVAVELLKDPQNSSRNRGFVFIEYYNHACAEYARQKMSNPNFKLDDNSPTVSWADPKSAESSSSQVKAVYVKNLPKDVTQDQLKELFEHHGKITKVVLPPAKPGQEKSRYGFVHFAERSSAMKALKNTEKYEIDGQVVECSLAKPQADQKSAGGSNSQKGAIFPSYPPNMGYGLVGASYGLGAGYSGANFAQPPLIYGRGGAPGMAMMPMLLPDGRIGYVMQQPGVQPHTPPPQQRGGRGSGGGGSSGGGRRGHGHDSGRGRSRYNPY; translated from the exons ATGCCCTTTCTTTTTGCTATTGCCGATCCacaattttcttctttcttttgcaAATGTATCTGGCTTCTGCACTTTCCTCAGAGCGGCTATAGAAGTTTGTTTTCTTGGAGATATAAGATGCCAAGAACCAGGGCCAATGCTGCTAAATCTGCTGAACCTGAGAAGCCTGTTGAGGATGAAGAACAGGTTGAACTTGGTGCTGACAATGACATGGATGAGGAGGAAGTTGAGTATGAAGAAGTAGAGGAAGAggtagaagaggaagaagaggaagttgaGGAAGAGGTTGAAGAGGAAgttgaggaagaagaggaagaggaggaaaaTGATGCACGAAAGGAACCTGATGGTGATGATGAAATGGAAAATGCTGAAGGTGAGGACGTGAAGAGAGGGCATGCCGCACTTCTTGCACTTCCTGAACATGGTTCCGAGGTGTACCTTGGTGGAATTTTGCAAGATACTTCTGAAGATGAACTGAAGCGATTTTGTGAATCAATTGGGGAGGTTACAGAG GTCAGAATAATGAAGGGAAAGGACTCAACTGAGAACAAGGGTTATGCTTTTGTAACCTTCAGGACCAAAGAATTGGCCAGTAAGGCTATTAAGGAGCTTAACAATAAAGAACTAAAG GGGAAGAGGCTGAAATGCTCTACATCTCAAGCAAAACATAAGCTGTTCATAGGTAATGTGCCCAGGAATTGGAGAGAGGAGGATATCAAGAAGGTTGTAAATAAAGTTGGGCCTGGTGTTGTTGCCGTGGAACTTTTAAAG GACCCACAAAACTCAAGTCGGAATCGCGGATTTGTGTTCATCGAGTATTACAATCATGCATGTGCTGAGTATGCCAGGCAGAAAATgtcaaatccaaatttcaagcTAGACGATAACTCTCCAACTGTGAGTTGGGCGGATCCTAAAAGTGCAGAATCTTCGTCTTCTCAG GTCAAAGCAGTCTATGTGAAGAACTTGCCAAAAGATGTAACCCAGGATCAGCTTAAGGAACTGTTTGAGCATCATGGGAAGATTACAAAAGTTGTTCTTCCCCCAGCCAAACCTGGTCAGGAGAAGAGCCGATATGGCTTTGTTCACTTTGCAGAAAGATCGAGTGCAATGAAAGCTCTGAAGAATACAGAGAAGTATGAGATTGATG GTCAAGTTGTAGAATGCTCGCTTGCGAAGCCACAAGCTGATCAGAAATCTGCTGGGGGTTCGAACTCACAGAAGGGAGCTATATTTCCATCCTATCCACCTAATATGGGATATGGTTTGGTTGGAGCATCTTATGGTTTGGGTGCTGGATATTCGGGTGCAAACTTTGCCCAA CCGCCACTGATCTATGGAAGGGGAGGTGCTCCTGGAATGGCCATGATGCCCATGCTTTTGCCTGATGGGAGGATTGGATATGTCAT GCAACAGCCTGGAGTGCAGCCTCACACCCCACCACCACAGCAAAGAGGCGGCCGTGGCAGTGGGGGAGGCGGAAGTTCAGGCGGGGGAAGACGTGGCCATGGTCATGACAGCGGGCGGGGGCGTAGCCGTTATAATCCTTATTGA
- the LOC121748401 gene encoding heterogeneous nuclear ribonucleoprotein Q-like isoform X2 — translation MPRTRANAAKSAEPEKPVEDEEQVELGADNDMDEEEVEYEEVEEEVEEEEEEVEEEVEEEVEEEEEEEENDARKEPDGDDEMENAEGEDVKRGHAALLALPEHGSEVYLGGILQDTSEDELKRFCESIGEVTEVRIMKGKDSTENKGYAFVTFRTKELASKAIKELNNKELKGKRLKCSTSQAKHKLFIGNVPRNWREEDIKKVVNKVGPGVVAVELLKDPQNSSRNRGFVFIEYYNHACAEYARQKMSNPNFKLDDNSPTVSWADPKSAESSSSQVKAVYVKNLPKDVTQDQLKELFEHHGKITKVVLPPAKPGQEKSRYGFVHFAERSSAMKALKNTEKYEIDGQVVECSLAKPQADQKSAGGSNSQKGAIFPSYPPNMGYGLVGASYGLGAGYSGANFAQPPLIYGRGGAPGMAMMPMLLPDGRIGYVMQQPGVQPHTPPPQQRGGRGSGGGGSSGGGRRGHGHDSGRGRSRYNPY, via the exons ATGCCAAGAACCAGGGCCAATGCTGCTAAATCTGCTGAACCTGAGAAGCCTGTTGAGGATGAAGAACAGGTTGAACTTGGTGCTGACAATGACATGGATGAGGAGGAAGTTGAGTATGAAGAAGTAGAGGAAGAggtagaagaggaagaagaggaagttgaGGAAGAGGTTGAAGAGGAAgttgaggaagaagaggaagaggaggaaaaTGATGCACGAAAGGAACCTGATGGTGATGATGAAATGGAAAATGCTGAAGGTGAGGACGTGAAGAGAGGGCATGCCGCACTTCTTGCACTTCCTGAACATGGTTCCGAGGTGTACCTTGGTGGAATTTTGCAAGATACTTCTGAAGATGAACTGAAGCGATTTTGTGAATCAATTGGGGAGGTTACAGAG GTCAGAATAATGAAGGGAAAGGACTCAACTGAGAACAAGGGTTATGCTTTTGTAACCTTCAGGACCAAAGAATTGGCCAGTAAGGCTATTAAGGAGCTTAACAATAAAGAACTAAAG GGGAAGAGGCTGAAATGCTCTACATCTCAAGCAAAACATAAGCTGTTCATAGGTAATGTGCCCAGGAATTGGAGAGAGGAGGATATCAAGAAGGTTGTAAATAAAGTTGGGCCTGGTGTTGTTGCCGTGGAACTTTTAAAG GACCCACAAAACTCAAGTCGGAATCGCGGATTTGTGTTCATCGAGTATTACAATCATGCATGTGCTGAGTATGCCAGGCAGAAAATgtcaaatccaaatttcaagcTAGACGATAACTCTCCAACTGTGAGTTGGGCGGATCCTAAAAGTGCAGAATCTTCGTCTTCTCAG GTCAAAGCAGTCTATGTGAAGAACTTGCCAAAAGATGTAACCCAGGATCAGCTTAAGGAACTGTTTGAGCATCATGGGAAGATTACAAAAGTTGTTCTTCCCCCAGCCAAACCTGGTCAGGAGAAGAGCCGATATGGCTTTGTTCACTTTGCAGAAAGATCGAGTGCAATGAAAGCTCTGAAGAATACAGAGAAGTATGAGATTGATG GTCAAGTTGTAGAATGCTCGCTTGCGAAGCCACAAGCTGATCAGAAATCTGCTGGGGGTTCGAACTCACAGAAGGGAGCTATATTTCCATCCTATCCACCTAATATGGGATATGGTTTGGTTGGAGCATCTTATGGTTTGGGTGCTGGATATTCGGGTGCAAACTTTGCCCAA CCGCCACTGATCTATGGAAGGGGAGGTGCTCCTGGAATGGCCATGATGCCCATGCTTTTGCCTGATGGGAGGATTGGATATGTCAT GCAACAGCCTGGAGTGCAGCCTCACACCCCACCACCACAGCAAAGAGGCGGCCGTGGCAGTGGGGGAGGCGGAAGTTCAGGCGGGGGAAGACGTGGCCATGGTCATGACAGCGGGCGGGGGCGTAGCCGTTATAATCCTTATTGA
- the LOC121748098 gene encoding uncharacterized protein LOC121748098 encodes MPPVDLENLASACAGGVCCDSKVTCETLAGDSDDDNAVVAAADPDLPPESFWLSKDAEYDWFEHHTFFERKDSGGRGGSSLTADAQSNSSSQRFSFSRKSKAAILGLPKTQKTTFVDPKRRPCNKPVTVRLFPKRPEPPGKSAVPVEPGSPKVSCIGRVRSKRGRRLSGSLRRREKAAEKLRSGGGEKAEKEGKKKQKAGFYTKMMGMFRSKRSRSKKAPRSGSRRAADEMKAGAELQRWSASSRVREMAGGGEAPGLGGLNRFASGRRSASSWAAEDLSETVSGSDRHVGVVGWS; translated from the coding sequence ATGCCTCCCGTCGATCTCGAGAATCTAGCCTCCGCCTGCGCAGGCGGCGTCTGCTGCGACAGCAAAGTCACCTGCGAGACGCTTGCAGGCGACAGCGACGACGACAACGCTGTTGTCGCCGCCGCCGATCCCGACCTTCCGCCGGAATCCTTCTGGCTGTCGAAGGACGCAGAGTACGATTGGTTTGAACACCACACCTTCTTCGAGCGGAAGGATTCCGGCGGCCGAGGCGGCTCGAGTCTGACTGCAGACGCGCAATCGAACTCAAGCTCGCAGCGATTCTCCTTCAGCAGGAAGTCGAAGGCCGCGATCCTCGGATTGCCGAAGACGCAGAAGACGACCTTCGTCGACCCAAAGCGCCGGCCGTGCAATAAACCGGTGACCGTGCGGCTTTTCCCGAAACGACCGGAACCGCCAGGAAAATCGGCGGTTCCAGTCGAACCGGGTTCGCCCAAGGTGTCCTGTATTGGGCGGGTCCGGTCCAAGCGCGGCAGGCGCCTGTCCGGTTCGCTGAGGAGGAGGGAGAAGGCGGCGGAGAAATTGAGGAGCGGTGGAGGGGAGAAGGCGGAGAAGGaggggaagaagaagcagaaggCCGGTTTTTATACTAAGATGATGGGGATGTTCCGATCGAAGAGGAGCCGGAGTAAGAAGGCGCCGCGGTCAGGGAGTAGGAGGGCGGCGGATGAGATGAAGGCGGGGGCGGAGCTGCAGCGGTGGAGCGCGAGTTCGAGAGTGCGAGAAATGGCGGGTGGGGGCGAGGCGCCCGGTTTGGGTGGGTTGAACCGGTTTGCTTCGGGTCGGCGGTCGGCTTCTTCGTGGGCGGCTGAGGATTTAAGTGAGACGGTTTCCGGTTCAGACCGGCACGTGGGAGTCGTGGGTTGGAGCTga
- the LOC121746816 gene encoding alpha carbonic anhydrase 1, chloroplastic-like, whose product MYIYNIILIIPHYRELGSKSNKISTMASPPLALFIVTISLLFVASSQQSDGSIQFTYSGGTGPNMWGKMNPNFSTCASGKTQSPINILTDKAVLNKKLKPLIRSYGSCNVTLVNNKFNVGVRYPDHTGGVIVDGKMYSLKQMHWHSPSEHRINGKQYAAELHLVHVTDEGNVAVVAILFDYGHADPLLAKMQKALNELAYEVKRHEDSPITFGPFHPTEVRKSCHKYYRYVGSFTTPPCTQDVIWYILARVRSVSKAQVEALRAPLDLRCKNNARPCQPMNGRHVELYDEDV is encoded by the exons atgtatatatataacatcATCCTCATTATTCCCCATTATAGGGAGCTAGGtagtaaatcaaataaaatttcaaccaTGGCTTCTCCACCATTAGCTCTCTTCATTGTCACAATCTCCCTTCTCTTTGTTGCCTCTTCCCAAC AGAGTGATGGATCTATTCAGTTTACGTACTCGGGAGGGACAGGGCCAAACATGTGGGGGAAGATGAACCCGAATTTCAGCACGTGCGCGAGTGGGAAAACGCAGTCGCCGATTAATATTTTGACTGACAAAGCTGTCCTAAACAAGAAGTTGAAGCCCTTGATCAGATCATACGGTTCTTGCAATGTCACTTTGGTCAACAACAAGTTCAATGTTGGG GTACGGTATCCAGATCATACCGGGGGAGTCATTGTGGACGGCAAGATGTACAGCTTGAAGCAAATGCACTGGCATTCCCCTTCCGAGCACCGAATCAACGGAAAGCA GTATGCTGCCGAGCTTCACCTAGTGCACGTTACCGATGAGGGGAACGTCGCCGTTGTCGCTATTCTCTTCGACTATGGCCATGCTGATCCACTCCTTGCCAAG ATGCAAAAAGCACTTAACGAGCTTGCTTATGAGGTAAAGAGGCACGAGGACAGCCCGATCACGTTCGGGCCGTTTCACCCGACCGAAGTGAGGAAGAGTTGTCATAAGTACTATAGATATGTTGGCTCTTTCACCACACCTCCTTGCACACAAGATGTCATTTGGTACATTCTTGCTAGg GTGAGATCAGTGTCCAAAGCCCAAGTAGAGGCCCTGAGAGCTCCCTTGGATTTGAGATGCAAGAACAATGCTAGGCCTTGCCAGCCAATGAACGGGCGACATGTGGAGCTATACGACGAGGATGTGTAG
- the LOC121748883 gene encoding myb-related protein 2-like isoform X2 translates to MGTSFPDTSMYHCRHHQEKNVHPSSRVSIPPERHMFLQGVNGTGDSSLVLSSDAKPRLKWTIDLHERFIEAVNQLGGAEKATPKSVLKLMGIPGLTLYHLKSHLQKYRLSKNLHQQANNGSNKASKADRVPEVNAPHVSNQNISNQATSNLQLGEAIQMQIEVQQRLHEQLEVQRRLQMRIEAQGKYLQSVLEKAQESLGRQNAGTLGLEAAKVQLSELVSQVSNQCLNSTFSRINDLSDLCLQQQAQATQPKDCSGESCLTSCDGTIRDHELYDSRLGLKPMNFRAPREEEMIGDKDAGLHKMGLRWHENLKDCGKYLSTANDNVENTFATQANPGSLSMSIGLQSGEWDVNGSNPKERLNGAEADGKCLDENTVKQDKQKSSSESKLPFFPTKLDLNTNYEKDAASSYKQLDLNGFGWN, encoded by the exons ATGGGGACATCCTTTCCAG ATACCTCAATGTATCACTGCCGTCACCACCAAGAAAAGAATGTCCATCCTTCCTCAAGGGTGTCTATTCCACCCGAAAGACACATGTTTCTTCAAGGTGTGAATGGAACAGGAGATTCTAGTCTTGTATTATCAAGTGATGCTAAGCCAAGACTGAAATGGACTATAGACCTCCACGAACGATTCATTGAAGCAGTGAATCAATTGGGTGGAGCAGAAA aagctaCACCAAAATCAGTTTTGAAACTTATGGGCATCCCGGGATTGACCTTATATCACTTGAAGAGTCACCTTCAG AAATACAGATTGAGTAAGAACCTCCACCAGCAAGCTAATAACGGGAGCAATAAAGCTT CCAAAGCAGACAGAGTACCTGAGGTAAATGCACCTCATGTGTCTAACCAAAATATTTCAAACCAAGCAACAAG TAACTTACAATTGGGTGAAGCAATACAAATGCAAATTGAAGTGCAACAAAGACTACACGAACAGCTGGAG GTACAACGTCGTTTGCAGATGCGAATAGAAGCTCAAGGAAAATACTTGCAATCTGTACtagaaaaagcacaagaatccCTTGGAAGACAGAACGCGGGAACACTTGGTCTAGAGGCAGCCAAGGTCCAATTATCCGAGTTGGTCTCCCAAGTATCGAACCAATGCCTGAACTCCACATTTTCAAGAATAAACGACCTGTCAGATTTGTGCCTGCAGCAGCAAGCACAAGCAACTCAGCCAAAAGATTGTTCGGGCGAGAGCTGCTTGACCTCATGCGACGGAACCATAAGGGACCATGAGCTGTACGATAGCCGTTTGGGCTTAAAACCAATGAATTTCAGAGCACCTAGAGAGGAGGAGATGATCGGCGACAAAGATGCCGGTCTACACAAGATGGGACTTAGATGGCATGAGAACCTGAAAGACTGTGGTAAGTATCTCTCAACAGCAAATGACAATGTGGAGAACACATTTGCTACACAAGCGAATCCAGGTAGTTTATCGATGAGCATTGGCCTTCAAAGTGGTGAATGGGATGTTAACGGAAGCAATCCAAAGGAAAGGCTCAATGGAGCAGAAGCAGATGGCAAATGTTTAGACGAGAACACGGTGAAACAAGATAAGCAGAAGTCCTCCTCAGAATCAAAACTACCATTCTTCCCAACAAAATTGGACCTCAACACTAACTATGAAAAGGATGCTGCTTCAAGCTACAAGCAGCTTGATTTAAATGGCTTTGGCTGGAATTGA
- the LOC121748883 gene encoding myb-related protein 2-like isoform X1 → MKSFHNLHEKLMLVIYHIKDTSMYHCRHHQEKNVHPSSRVSIPPERHMFLQGVNGTGDSSLVLSSDAKPRLKWTIDLHERFIEAVNQLGGAEKATPKSVLKLMGIPGLTLYHLKSHLQKYRLSKNLHQQANNGSNKASKADRVPEVNAPHVSNQNISNQATSNLQLGEAIQMQIEVQQRLHEQLEVQRRLQMRIEAQGKYLQSVLEKAQESLGRQNAGTLGLEAAKVQLSELVSQVSNQCLNSTFSRINDLSDLCLQQQAQATQPKDCSGESCLTSCDGTIRDHELYDSRLGLKPMNFRAPREEEMIGDKDAGLHKMGLRWHENLKDCGKYLSTANDNVENTFATQANPGSLSMSIGLQSGEWDVNGSNPKERLNGAEADGKCLDENTVKQDKQKSSSESKLPFFPTKLDLNTNYEKDAASSYKQLDLNGFGWN, encoded by the exons ATGAAATCCTTCCACAATCTGCACGAGAAACTAATGCTCGTGATTTATCATATCAAAGATACCTCAATGTATCACTGCCGTCACCACCAAGAAAAGAATGTCCATCCTTCCTCAAGGGTGTCTATTCCACCCGAAAGACACATGTTTCTTCAAGGTGTGAATGGAACAGGAGATTCTAGTCTTGTATTATCAAGTGATGCTAAGCCAAGACTGAAATGGACTATAGACCTCCACGAACGATTCATTGAAGCAGTGAATCAATTGGGTGGAGCAGAAA aagctaCACCAAAATCAGTTTTGAAACTTATGGGCATCCCGGGATTGACCTTATATCACTTGAAGAGTCACCTTCAG AAATACAGATTGAGTAAGAACCTCCACCAGCAAGCTAATAACGGGAGCAATAAAGCTT CCAAAGCAGACAGAGTACCTGAGGTAAATGCACCTCATGTGTCTAACCAAAATATTTCAAACCAAGCAACAAG TAACTTACAATTGGGTGAAGCAATACAAATGCAAATTGAAGTGCAACAAAGACTACACGAACAGCTGGAG GTACAACGTCGTTTGCAGATGCGAATAGAAGCTCAAGGAAAATACTTGCAATCTGTACtagaaaaagcacaagaatccCTTGGAAGACAGAACGCGGGAACACTTGGTCTAGAGGCAGCCAAGGTCCAATTATCCGAGTTGGTCTCCCAAGTATCGAACCAATGCCTGAACTCCACATTTTCAAGAATAAACGACCTGTCAGATTTGTGCCTGCAGCAGCAAGCACAAGCAACTCAGCCAAAAGATTGTTCGGGCGAGAGCTGCTTGACCTCATGCGACGGAACCATAAGGGACCATGAGCTGTACGATAGCCGTTTGGGCTTAAAACCAATGAATTTCAGAGCACCTAGAGAGGAGGAGATGATCGGCGACAAAGATGCCGGTCTACACAAGATGGGACTTAGATGGCATGAGAACCTGAAAGACTGTGGTAAGTATCTCTCAACAGCAAATGACAATGTGGAGAACACATTTGCTACACAAGCGAATCCAGGTAGTTTATCGATGAGCATTGGCCTTCAAAGTGGTGAATGGGATGTTAACGGAAGCAATCCAAAGGAAAGGCTCAATGGAGCAGAAGCAGATGGCAAATGTTTAGACGAGAACACGGTGAAACAAGATAAGCAGAAGTCCTCCTCAGAATCAAAACTACCATTCTTCCCAACAAAATTGGACCTCAACACTAACTATGAAAAGGATGCTGCTTCAAGCTACAAGCAGCTTGATTTAAATGGCTTTGGCTGGAATTGA